From a region of the Triticum aestivum cultivar Chinese Spring chromosome 7D, IWGSC CS RefSeq v2.1, whole genome shotgun sequence genome:
- the LOC123167540 gene encoding disease resistance protein RPM1, giving the protein MAEIVILLAIKKIGNALANGAADQVSMQFAKYGKQKVDLQGSMGRVARELRVIHDVVCQMDIRNSNNQVYEGWLEEVRKVAHVMEDIVDEYLYLIDQEHDIGYCFYLKQGFRKPGSLLYLNQIAFKAKEIEKDLAHLSEIKNRWVPMIQNGDTSSSNYIVKRSQDLANISRSLDEEDLVGVDKNREILEQWLAGADLECSVIALLGMGGLGKTTLAANVYRKEREQFQCHAWVSISQTYSREDVLRNTFKELFKDNVSVLSNTAAMDITCLEETLKRFLEQHKYLIILDDVWTPQAFDDLSRVLIHNDKGSRLIITTREGDVAALASPGHILKLEALPEDKACDLFHKKAFPTDKNHECPAELKSLSHEIVSKCKGLPLIIVSIGNLLRVREKTVEEWRRINYQLSWELINNLRLDHIRNVLHLSFIYLPAHLKSCFLYCSLFPEDYLFKRKQLVRLWIAEGFIEERGESTLEEVAEGYLKELIDRNMLQLVKRNSFGRTKELRMHDILRELAVDLCQKDCFGVTYEDKCVGSLEMDGRRLVMHKLKKDIQHSFSGIHQLRTVIVVDDNMPSFTLLPLLCKKSRYMTVLELSGLPIEKIPDAIGDLFSLRHLGLRNSKVKMLPRSIEKLSNLLTLDLYRSDIRYLPSGVVKPKKLRHLFAEKMNYLDWRDIHSHSGMTIPIGLGNLTNLQTLRTLEVQGESVRHLGELRQLRSLRLSNVKGIYCGRIRESLVQMQYLSKLSVNASDENEVLLLNVLPPNLQTLSLRGRLEQGSLDESPLFQSDGGQNLCALALSWSQLRKDPLPSLSLLSNLTLLHFTRAYNGEQLTFLTGWFPKLKILFLRDLPNLNQLEIQQGAMAGLERLSLVNLNSMTEVPPGIEFLVSLQYLVFHEITGDFLTLLRECSAIRGKLWHHTLRL; this is encoded by the coding sequence ATGGCGGAGATTGTGATTCTTCTAGCCATTAAAAAGATCGGAAATGCCTTGGCAAATGGAGCGGCAGACCAGGTGAGCATGCAGTTTGCGAAGTATGGGAAGCAAAAAGTAGATCTACAGGGCAGCATGGGTCGTGTTGCAAGGGAGCTTCGCGTCATACATGATGTTGTTTGTCAAATGGACATTCGAAACAGCAACAATCAAGTATATGAGGGCTGGTTGGAGGAAGTACGGAAGGTAGCACATGTGATGGAAGACATAGTGGATGAGTACTTGTATCTAATTGATCAGGAACATGATATAGGGTATTGCTTTTACCTGAAGCAAGGGTTCAGAAAACCAGGATCTCTGCTTTATTTGAACCAGATAGCTTTCAAGGCGAAGGAAATAGAGAAAGACCTTGCACACCTGTCAGAGATAAAAAATCGTTGGGTCCCCATGATACAGAACGGGGATACTAGCAGCTCGAATTACATTGTCAAGAGGTCCCAAGATCTAGCAAACATTTCACGTTCCCTTGATGAAGAAGATTTAGTGGGGGTGGATAAAAACAGAGAGATACTTGAGCAGTGGTTGGCAGGTGCTGATTTGGAGTGCTCCGTGATCGCACTGCTTGGAATGGGAGGACTTGGTAAAACAACTTTAGCTGCAAATGTCTATAGGAAGGAGAGAGAGCAATTCCAGTGCCACGCGTGGGTCTCCATTTCTCAAACTTATTCTAGAGAAGATGTCCTGAGGAATACATTCAAGGAACTTTTCAAAGATAACGTCAGTGTTCTGTCTAATACCGCGGCGATGGACATCACATGCCTTGAAGAGACACTAAAAAGATTTCTGGAGCAACATAAGTATTTGATCATACTGGATGATGTTTGGACTCCACAAGCATTTGATGACTTGTCTAGAGTGCTTATTCATAATGACAAGGGCAGCAGATTGATAATTACAACAAGGGAAGGTGATGTTGCTGCACTTGCCTCTCCAGGACATATCTTAAAGCTAGAAGCTTTACCAGAAGACAAGGCATGTGATCTCTTTCATAAGAAAGCCTTTCCAACAGATAAAAATCATGAATGTCCTGCGGAGTTGAAGTCTTTGTCCCACGAAATAGTTAGCAAGTGCAAAGGCTTGCCTCTCATTATTGTGTCAATTGGTAACCTCTTGCGTGTGCGTGAGAAAACTGTGGAAGAATGGAGAAGAATAAATTACCAACTGAGTTGGGAGCTAATTAATAACTTGAGGCTTGATCACATAAGGAATGTTTTGCATCTGAGCTTCATCTACCTTCCAGCACACTTGAAAAGTTGTTTCCTATATTGCAGTTTATTTCCAGAAGACTATCTTTTCAAAAGGAAACAACTTGTACGGTTATGGATAGCAGAGGGATTCATTGAGGAGAGGGGTGAAAGCACATTAGAAGAAGTGGCAGAAGGCTATCTGAAGGAGTTAATTGATAGAAACATGCTACAACTTGTTAAAAGGAACTCATTTGGTAGGACCAAGGAATTGAGAATGCATGATATCTTACGAGAATTGGCCGTTGATTTGTGTCAAAAGGATTGTTTTGGTGTTACATATGAGGATAAATGTGTGGGTTCTCTTGAGATGGATGGGCGTCGATTGGTAATGCATAAGCTAAAGAAGGATATTCAGCACTCGTTTTCTGGTATACACCAACTTCGAACCGTCATTGTAGTGGATGATAACATGCCATCATTCACTCTACTACCTCTGTTATGTAAGAAGTCAAGATATATGACAGTGCTAGAATTAAGTGGCTTACCCATTGAGAAGATTCCAGATGCTATTGGAGATCTTTTTAGTCTCCGCCATTTAGGTTTGCGTAATTCAAAAGTGAAGATGCTCCCGAGGTCTATTGAAAAGCTTTCAAATTTGTTGACACTGGACCTTTATAGATCAGATATACGTTATTTGCCTAGTGGGGTTGTCAAACCGAAGAAGCTTAGGCACTTATTTGCTGAGAAAATGAATTATCTAGATTGGAGGGATATTCATTCTCACAGTGGTATGACTATCCCCATTGGTCTTGGGAATCTAACAAACCTGCAAACCCTACGAACATTGGAAGTGCAGGGCGAGTCAGTTAGACATTTGGGGGAGCTGAGGCAACTGAGAAGCTTGAGGTTATCAAATGTAAAGGGAATCTACTGTGGACGCATCCGTGAGTCTCTAGTTCAGATGCAGTATTTGTCCAAGCTATCTGTGAATGCAAGTGATGAGAACGAGGTTCTCTTGTTGAACGTCCTCCCGCCAAATCTGCAAACCCTATCGTTGAGAGGACGATTAGAGCAAGGGTCGTTGGATGAGTCTCCTCTCTTCCAATCTGATGGAGGACAAAACTTGTGTGCATTGGCTCTGTCTTGGTCACAACTGAGAAAAGACCCACTGCCATCGCTTTCTTTGTTGTCGAACTTGACACTTCTACACTTCACCAGAGCGTACAACGGAGAGCAGCTGACATTTCTCACGGGGTGGTTTCCCAAGCTAAAGATTCTCTTTCTAAGAGACCTGCCTAATCTGAACCAGCTAGAGATACAGCAAGGTGCCATGGCGGGCCTGGAAAGATTATCCCTAGTCAACCTCAACAGCATGACGGAGGTCCCACCTGGCATTGAGTTCCTCGTGTCCCTTCAGTATCTGGTCTTCCACGAAATCACCGGTGACTTCTTGACGTTGCTGCGCGAATGCTCCGCGATTCGAGGGAAGCTGTGGCATCACACTCTCCGGCTTTGA